cttcatgacttatacatgttcctatgattatgagattatgcaactcctgaataccggaggaacacttagtgtgctatcaaatgtcacaacgtaactgagtgattataaagatgatctgcaggtgtctccgatggtgtttgttgagttggcatagatcgagattaggatttgtcactccgaatgacagagaggtatctctgggccctctcggtaatgcacatcactataagccttgcaagcaatgtgactaatgagttatttacggaatgatgcattacggaacgagtaaagagacttgccagtaacgagattgaactatgtatgatgatactgacgatcaaatctcgggtaagtaacataccgatgacaaagggaacaacgtatgttgttgtgcggtttgaccgataaagatcttcgtagaatatgtagcagccaatatgagcatccaggttccgctatcgattattgaccggagatatgtctcggtcatgtctacatagttctcgaacccgtagggtccgcacgcttaacgttcgatgccgatttgtattatgagttatgtgatttgatggccgaagtttgttcagagtcccgaatgagatcacggacatgacgaggagtctcgatatagtcgagacgtaaagatcgatatattggaagactatattcggacatcggaaaggctctgagtggttcgggtatttttcggagtaccggagagttacaggaattcaccgggggaagtattgggccttcacggaccttagtggaaaggagagaagggccacaaggggaggccgtGCATCCCCcaatgggctggtccgaattggactagggagggggcgacgcccccctctttccttcttcctgtcctctccttccttcttctcctacatgGACTAGCTaggaaacactactaggaaaatgtatatagctaatatggacattaatggcgcatcatgtatgtggtgcgccactgctatatagcagtggcgcaccagatatacAGGTGcaccattattgacatattactaatggcgcacctgatgtgtggtgcgccattactagtttaggaaaaaaaaaataataaaattttTAGCAGTGGCACACCAGGggatagtgtgccattagtagttgacatattaatggcgcaccttcaccaaagtgcgccattactatgtgtataaCTTGGTCAaatcttggtcaaacttagtaatgacgcactttgcataggtgcgccattactatgtcaaacttagtaatggtgcacctacacaaagtgcgccattactaacttagtaatggtgcactttgtgtaggtgcgccattactatgtcaactagtaatggcgcactatcccctggtgcgccattactaactttctttgcacccccctggaccgtcttttcagttaaaaaaatgaaaatgtcaaaaaaaataaaagaaaatatgttTCCCATGTGATATTTGGTCtaattgttgggaaaatttacaaatacgaatttcgactttatttgcaaaatctctctcgaatttagtaaaatgggcataacttttgcatacgaactcggattaaaaacttcgttcaagatttcataatccccaaaaacctaacagaacgaaagatacagggcttttaagatctagagggggggaaatggaaaaagtttcaaacttactagtggcgcaccatttgctaggtgcgccactagtaacagaaaaaaattggttttgattttttttggggatttttttttcaaaatacgatacgtaatatgaccgggaagtttgaaatattttttcaaaatttcatcacactcatgaacatgaacaaagtcctagacatcaacacggtttaataggattgatatgatagatataagaacaagtgcctgtgaagtgagctggtgctgggttggatagaactgtgaagttagGTGTGCTCGacctggagtagtgtgaggatgggtgacctttcgggaagtttgaccacggagtgtgatttgacttgagattaagcatactGACCTGAGATtaaggaaaaaatgaaaaaaatgaaaaaaaattgttagtaatggcgcacttctatgtggtgcgccattactaagtcagatagtagtaatggcgcaccgggtaggcatagtaatggcgcacctatggtgcgccattactatctgggatactaatggcgcaccagaggtgcgccattactatttgttactaatggcgtgataatagtggcgcacctatagtgcgtcattaatggccaaaacaggtgcgctactaattagcctttttcctagtagtgaaagggggaaagctactcctactaggagtagctaggaatcccccccccttgggcgcgccccttgtggccggtcctcctcctcctcgcatcCATTATATACGAGGGAGGGAGGCATCCCAAatacccctgttcaagaattcatccgattaagcAGTTAGCTTACCGATTAATCcttactcatagggtcaccgagtagccgataaactgataaATCGTCCAATTAATTGGTTAAATggtcgattaacttgccgattagcttattaatcccctactcgtcaGCAAACCGAGCAGTTACCaattaacgatttcctcaacaatgccaaatacacacaagttgatctttagccgtgtgcggtgccctcctccatagttttccacctcggtcatattgtcatagtgcttaggcgaagccttgtgtcagtaacttcatcatcaccgtcaacacgtcgtcgtgctgacgcaactcaccctcggcctcagctggatcaagagtacgagggacatcatcgagctgaacgtgtgcagatcgtggaggtgtcgtgcgttcgttacttaatcggttggatcgcgaagacgttcaactacatcgaccgcgttactaaacgcttctgctttcggtctatgggggtacgtagacacattctcccttctcattgctatgcatctcctagatagatttgcatgatcgtaggaatttttttgagatgctgcgttccccaacaaagatatgggccatatgaggggagcacaccagcccacaaggggtggcgcccccccccccgccatGGAAGGAGGTCGagtgggagaagggaaagagggcattcgcccccttttccttctctccttcctcttcccttttccccctctgGCAATTAAGGAAGGGGGGAGCCTGAATTGGGGAGGACcacaagtaggattcggcctacttgggcgcccctggctacctctcctcccctccaatctatatatatgtggggagaggggcgcctagaacacacaacatcaattgttagccgtgtgcggcgtcccctccacagtttacacccgcggtcatagttttgcggtgcttaggtgaagcgcTGTGAGAATCatttcaccatcactgtcaccacgctatcgtgctgacggaactcatctactacctcgacaccttgctggatcaagaaggcaagggacgtcaccgagctgaacgtgtgcagaactcggaggtgccgtacgtttggtgcttgatcggtcggagttAGAAGAAGTTCGattgcatcaaccgcgttgtcaaacgcttccgcttacggtctatgagggtacgtagacacactctcccccttgttgctatgcatctcctagatagatcttgcgtgagtgtaggatttttttttgaaattgcatgctacgtttcccaacatttttctggaccagaagagaccctagaagcttcgagaGTGCAGGAGACCTACAAGTGGACCACAAGCTCACACGCACGCCCCCAGTGCCacccgagcttgtgggcccctcgaaggTCTCCCTGACCTAATTCCAGCGCTATAAATTTCCTAAAATCAAGAAACCCCAAGAGCGAGACCCGAAACAATTTTattgccaccgcaagcctctgttcttccacgatcccatctggaggcctccgACGGTACTCTgccaaagggggaatcgatcacagaggccatcttcatcaacctagctgcctccatgatgatgtgtgagtagttcccacgggacctacaggtccatagcagtagctaggtctctctctctctctctctctctctctctctctctctctctctgatcttcaatacaatgatacCTTcagagatccattcgatgtaatctttgcggtgtgtttgttgggatctgatgaattgtgggtttatgatcaaattattcactgaaagtaattgagtcttttctcaGATTTAGTATGTGTGATTTTATTGCCTTCTCTCCGATCTATCTATATTCTTTGGCAATTAGATTTATTTATCTTTAGTGTGGGAGGCGcttggtagtaggttcaatcttgcgatgtccttactcCATGATAGGaggagttgcaaggcacatatttcTATTGTTGCTAATAAGGGTAAAACGACAGTGTTCGAACATATTATTTGGTCTTAGCTTTTCTATATTATGTCATCATGCTCCAAGCATCACTCTGTTTGTTATGATACGGGAGAGACAATTTGACAGGTGCAAGAGAAGTTATTTGCTAGATTCTTTGTCTCCCACCATATTCTATTTCCTACGTCAATCATTCTGGCATTTAAAAATTTTCTTCGGAATTCGAAATGCTTATAAATTTATTAGAATGCAAGGTCTAATTTATGAATGATTTGAGTTTTCAAACTCCACGCAACCGTATCTTTCAAGCAAGACCAATATTGTACTTCTTTGAACGAAATGCCGCCCCTAAACACTACAAATTGATCATTTGCTCGCCTATAGTGCTTGGTATCCTCTTGCAACCCAATCTCGCAGAACCCCAAACACTGCAAAATATGACTGCTTGCAAGTGTTTTTTTTCGGCACAGTTATGCACTGCTGTCCACCATGTCTCACAACCAGGGTTTTGGTTACCGCTTGAAATTTCAAGATTTACCATGGTTACCACATATTTTGGCTCCCCTCAGTAATGGTCATTTCGAGCAAAAAAAACAATATTTTTGAATTTGTTGAATATGCTCAATGTACAGTAAAGTATGGCAGCACCTCACAACGCACGCGTAGACAAAGTTCCACTAAGCTAGTAGCCTTTTTAAGACAAATATAAGTTCAAGTGCTATCTATATCTATTTTGAAAGAATttaaattcaaaaatgaattatAAAATTCGTTTGACATTCGTTCAAAATTTGCTCACAGTTTTgcggtaaccgtggtaaccacgtTTACCTGCCCCGCTCGGTAAAAATGCcccattcggtaaccaaaaccttgctcACAATCACTAATGCACCAATTAGTTGTGCGCCACCGTAGGCTTCACCTCCTAGAACCTAGCGCACCACTTGCTTGGGTCTGTGTCCGCTACAGCCTTGCGCTGTCACCCCTGGTTAGCTCCCAAACGATGAACCTCGACGGCGGCTGTGCTTTTTTTAGCTTTTTATTTTAGAGAAACGGGCCTTTTTAGCTTTTTCTTGAGACATTGGGCCTTTTTAGCTTAACCGAGAAACAGATATTACATTTCCTAGCTAACGGCCCACAAGCCCACCTAGTGCCGAAAGCTGAGCCCAGCGACGCCGTCAGGCACCTTGAAATATTCAGCCTTGGCGCCCGAACGTAACCGTCGCAACCAACAGCTTTCGCTGCTCCTCTTCCCCCCGTCGCCGGAGCGCCAAGAAACCAAGAACCCACTCTCCGTCTCCACCGCGCAGAGCCCACCTCCTCTGCTCTGCAGCGGTCCATCTCAAGCGACCCATGGAGCAGTTCCACCACGGCCACCACGTGCGGCtgcggagccgcgagctcggcacGTACCTGCACGCCGACGAAGACGGACAAGGCGTCTCCCTCCACCACCGCCGGGCGTCGATGAACGCGGCTTGGGCAGTGCACTTGTACCAGCCCCCCCACGCGCGGGTGCCGTTCCTGCTCCTCCACAGCGCCGCCTACGGCCGGTACCTCGCCGCCACGGGCGCGCCGGCACCGCTAGGCCACCGTGGGCACCGCGTCGAGCAGCGCAGCTACAACCATCCTGAGGCGGAAGCAGTATTTTGGCTGGCCGTCCGGACGGAATTCGAGGACGACGTCCTGCTCCAACACTTCAACGGCGGCAGCCTCCGCGCCAACGGGAAGTACCTCCCCTGGAACAACGGCGCCAGCGTCGGCTACATCAACGGCATCTACGACATGAGCACGATGATGCACTGGGTCGTGGACTCGTGGAGCCCATCCCCGCCAGGGAGACCATGCCTCCCCTTCCACGTTCGACTAGGGTGAGTCCGCCATGCCCGCTTCTCGATTCTTCCCGGTCGAATTTCCGCGAGCTGGGTTCTTGGATTGGATGTCGTTAACGTGCATCGGAATATGACCGCGGAGATCGCAAATCGTTTTAATTTCATTCGCCTGGGAGCAATTCTTGGCTCTGTTCTTGCCAAATTTGCGCTTTCTTTGGCTTCCGCGTCTCAAATTCGCATTTGATCTCCTGACAATGTTGGGACTTGGGACTCGAACTGCAGCTTACCCTCCCCACCGCCACCATGTTGCTGTCGCGGGAGATCGTATACATGTGGCGGGACATCCACGGGGACCCCATCACCGGCGGCTGGCACATGTTCAGGGGGAGATCCGTCTTCCGCCTGAGGGAGGAGCTGGCCAGGCTGCTGAACGCTGTCCAAGTCTTGGGCGTCGCCGACCTTGTCATGTGCCTCCCCACACGTGATGGCCGGCTTTTCCCACTCGTCGTCGACCTGCCCAGCAACCGCCAGAGCTtccacatcgtcgtcgtcgtcgccgggaCGCCTCGTGAGAGCCCCTCCATACCTCAACTTCCTATTATACACATAGTAAAAGTTGCTGAATTAAATCAGTAGATGTTCAACAGGCACCACATTATGCTAGAAGGTTGTCTGAGGCTAGTTTGTTGGGGTGAAAGTCATTTCATAAGTCTAAAATCCACACTGAACTATGATATGGAAACTATTAGTTTTGATGCCACACGGTGCTTAGATTCAAATGATTCAGTTGTTCAATTTAATATCATATATATGCCGCTAGTGGAAAACTTCTGAACTCCAAAACCGGACTGCCTAGCTCAGATTCACAGAGAGGATAATGATTTCTGTTTTTCAGCCTACTGTAACACATTACATTGTTTTGAGGTTTTGCACATATGCTTTCTTTTTTGATCATCTCATTTAGACTTGTTGCAGTACCTATGACACACGATGCCTAATTGCTTAACTATTTTCTGCTAATTCAGCCCACGCGGCGCTGCGGTACGCGGATGTCAATGCAGAGTAGAGAGATACCAGAGCCGGGACCCCTAGAAGTCGCCTTCAAAAGTGTCGCCGCCCCGGACACGATGACATTAGAACTCAGTTCCTTCCGTTGACATACTGGTTCAGGAAAACCCAGTAGTTGTTGTGTTTCTGCTAGCTAAGCTAAACTTGGTTTGTTCTCCTGACAGTAAGAAACCTATTTGAGTTGGCATCACGGTTCTAAAATTCCAAAACTGTTTTAACAATGATGCAGTGACATTAGTCTGTAATGTGTTGATAATGGCCACTACTTCAATGTTGCTAGCTGCATTTTCTCTTATATGACAGACAGATGTGGCGGTTCTTGCAGTGAGTTGAGCACTTGAGTTTCGTTATTCTGCTGAAAGTTTCATTCCATCAGCAGaaaattagtttttgtttttaccGAGACCAGAGTTCTGAGCATGGTGAGGTTAATGCGCCTGGACACAGCTTGCTGCATTTTTGTTTTTTCATGCGCGTGTGGTATATTTGATTCCACCTATGGTAATTTTTTTGAATAAAATTCAGGTTGTAGCCCACAATGCTGTAAGAATACCAAAGTATTACATTGTTCTTTTCCGTGTGCATGACAACTTCAGACATTTCGTTtatctctctctctatccctcATATTTCGATTTATTTTCAGGGTGTGTTGAGTATCGACCGATCCATCGACCTTGTTTGAAACCAATTCGATAGGACATCACTGTCATCGTCCTTGCCAACTTGTCACTGTCGTTTACAGTAGTAGTTATTGCTCTGCTCAACCAGTTGTGTGAGATACAGATTGGTCGACAGCTATATACATAGAGCAGATATTGCTCTGCTCAATCAGTTGTGTGAGATACATATTGATTTCCTTAAATGGGAAACTAATTCTACATGCAAACTGGATGTATCAAACAAGGCATAAGGCATACAAGCGGTATGATAGCTGCGCATCGTTTGGAAGAAAAGGAATTAACTAAGTAGGAATTTAGAGTTCTGGCAATTGTTGCAAAATTCCTTTGTTCCAAATAAAGGGTACCATAGTTTTGGGATACTGGTTACCCTTGAGAATGGCATTTTTACGTTTTGACTGATCAGATGTGTGCAATATGACCTTGAAATTTCATAACTATATTATCACAAAGCATCATCCAGTTACAAAATCATCAGAGCAAGTAAGCTGGAGATAGGATAAAAGCTGAGCATTTGGATCTAGTATTGAAAACCTAACACTTGGACAAGCTAAGACCGAAAAGTAAAACGGCCTGGAGCAGAAAGCTAAGCATTGGGAGCGAGCTAAGAGCGGAATGCTAAGCATTTGGAGCGAACAAGGAGCGAAAACTAAGCATTTGGAAATACTAGAAAAGAGTATCAATTTGAAGCTAGGAGCGAAAAGCTAGGAATATAAGCTGGCTCTTATTTGGAAACAAGAATCTGGTGTTGAATCTTTGAATGACACTCTAGTTTGGTGGGCATCCTGGATCACTTGATGATCCATTCGGACCACCTCTTGGAGCCTATTTGTCCTCCTTTTTCTAGTCGGATAGAAACGTTCCAATGACCACCTGCGAACAAAAAATCAAAGTATTAAGACAAAGCACAAGGTTCTCCCTAGCAGTAGATGGGTATTTCGTAAAGCTATGTCATTTTCCAAATAAGCTACATATAAAAAGAAACACATAATGATTTTACATAGGACTATTAATATGTATAGAATGTAAATTATATGGCAGAACATTGGTATCACAGTTTTCCAAATATAGGAAGCACATATAGCCTTTACTTCAAAAAACAGAGCAAGATGCAGTGAGAGCTATTAACATACTATGATATAAAGTTCTTTGTCTTTTAGAAACATGTTACTCCCAGTGAAAGATGGTAACCTGAACAGGTGAAGCTGCAATCAGAGGTCCTGCTGACCCACCGCCGAAGACGCGGCCATCGGGACTAGAAAACGAAATGCCCAATCCACCCTTTCGAGTGCTCAGTTCATTAGTTTTGGATGGCACATACAAGCCAGACAAAGAGAGGATGCGAAAACAACCCTGCATATTGAGTGCATATAATTAGATATTGTTCAGATTTTGAAATAAATCTAGAGGTCAAACAATAACATTTCCTTTACAGAAAACCAGAACTACAAAACGGTGTGTTTTGATTGCAATATGCTGGTAAAGAAAATAATTATGAAAAAAAACTAACTACTGCCCACATTTCAGTTTTCCTTATTGTTCTCTAGTTTGGCTGGACCTTAAGTATATTTCTAAAGCACACCAGCAAAAAGGGATTTCTAATGTACAGTTTCCAAGCTAAAACAATGGAGCGAACCTCATAAACGACCCTTTCATGAGGAGAATTTGCGTGCTGCAGTGTCACATTGCGCACTGCACCATGGGCAGAGAAGATATGAACTGCCAACCCATTCCCACAATAGGAGAGGATTTTTGTTGTTACATCCTGAAACCATGGATCCATTATTAGCATCTTTTTTAAAGGAACCATTTCAATTAGATATTTTAATAGCTAGTATCTAGATACTATGATAAATTGTTGTTAGAGCACTGCTATGTCTCTTGGAGCATCATCAGGGTGGGAGAAATTACCTCTCCACCTTGGACTGTGATAACCTTAGGAATTAATCCAGTCGCAGCAGGCCCTACAAAAAAATCCATTTCATTTTAGAAACGCGAAATGTACTTAATGTTGGCAAACTGAATATAACATTGGTCTCTGAACTAAACTAACATGTAACATCCTACAAATATAATTTCAAAGCTCCGGTTATACTTCTCGAGGGAATAAAAACACAATATGAATGATTGCAATGAAATAACACCTATAGGATATTTTAATATTTTTAATACATCCACAAAAAAGCTCTATTTTTATGACAAGCATGTGGTAACCCTTACTGAATAGTCGACATGGATAATTCCATGCTTGTCAGACTCTGGCCAGCCTGCGGTGGTCATTTGTATATACGAGTATTAGGACTAAAATACCACCATATCCATCTATGCACCTTTTGCTACTCTACTTACGATGATGGCATGAGCACTAAGTGCAAGCAAGAACACTATATACCTGCTACTCCCATCTGTCGCTGCTTCTTGCTGGCCATGGAGCTCGGCGGCCATACCCTCGTCTGCTTAACTGGATGTGTTCCATGCTctacaggtggtggtggtggtggtagtggtgATGGCAGTGCTGGTGGCGCATGGGGGCTCCCAACGCACAGGCGCAATCCCAACGTGGAGCTCGAGGGTAGAGCAGGTGTCGGGGGAGCAGCGGCACCAGTAGGATATGGCGGCGGGAAGATAGTTGGCGGCATGGTGCCATCCGGGATGTTCTTTCGCGGGCGGCCACGGTTCCTCTTGGTTGGCTTAGAGCTCACACCCATGGTGTGCGCGTGCTCAGTGCCGGCCACGGGCCCGGACGGGCGTGGTGCAGAGTAGTAGGAAGCTCCACCTTGGTGGGCAACGGGCAGGCGGGCGGCAACGATGGGTTCTGGCTGAGGCTGGAGTGGACTCTTGCTCATGCCTACGCCATACTTGGTCTCACCCGCTCCAGACGACATGGCTCCTTTCATTTCGCCTCAGAAGAACAACACCAACAAATAACACACACGCAAACAAATAGAAAGCTCTCCTCCAAGTGACCGGCAAACTACTCCATCCCTAAAACATGACAAATACTAGCGATTAAGACAACAAATAGGCTCTAGATTCCGCATGTATTTCCATGAACTACTCAAAAATTGAACAAACCTACGCAAGAAGATTGACTTcaaagattttttttaaattgaagTCTACAACAAAAGAAGAGCCACAAGAGGATTCGGAGGACAAAAGAATATGCATAATCCCATTGCTTATATagggcaggggggggggggggggagggatgaGTTTTCAAGGAGGACCCTACAAAGACATAGAATTCACATGAACTACTCACGATAATCTTTCGTCACTTTTGTGGTTTTGACATTAGAGTTTATGATTATCATGTAGTCCAGGGGGCCTAGTGCATTATTTCTTAAAAGATATTTTGTTTTCGATCTATTACGTGGTACTTTATTTTCCGGATGCCTACATATGTATCAACTAGGTGTATCCTTAGAAATTTTTCGAATTTTCTTGAGTGTTCATCGTGGATGTGTTTAGATGATGTGCTTTTTTTGCCTAATTTTTCCCCCATTTAATGTGTgccattttttatatttataatcattttattttcatttttttcatgtTTGGATTTTAGTTATTGTCACACCATCTTTTGattatttttctttctattttcacTTTTTGTTGTGTCATATTcggatttttatttattcatatttcATCTTTGGACCTTTCATTTGATGTTATTACATTAAGGAATTTCATGTAATGTTATGCCATTTTGGAATTCATCTAATGATATGCCATCTATAAATTTTCatttaataatatgccatttaTAAATTTTATTTAATGTTATGCCATCTTTGGAATTCATTTAATGATATGCCATTTATAAATTTCATTTCATGTTGTGCGATCTTTGGATTTGCATTTAATATtatgatttatttgaattttaatTATTGTCGGGCCATCTTTGGAAAAATATTAAATTGTTTGCTATTCTAAATTATTGTTGTGCCATATTTGGATTTTATTTATTGATATGCCATATTTTGGTTTTTCACTTAATGTTATGCCATCTA
The sequence above is drawn from the Triticum aestivum cultivar Chinese Spring chromosome 7A, IWGSC CS RefSeq v2.1, whole genome shotgun sequence genome and encodes:
- the LOC123146881 gene encoding uncharacterized protein — translated: MLLSREIVYMWRDIHGDPITGGWHMFRGRSVFRLREELARLLNAVQVLGVADLVMCLPTRDGRLFPLVVDLPSNRQSFHIVVVVAGTPPHAALRYADVNAE